One genomic region from Bacillus aquiflavi encodes:
- a CDS encoding response regulator transcription factor, with protein MEKDVKVLVVDDEERIRRLLKMYLEREGYSIEEAADGNEALTKSLAKDYDVILLDLMMPGKDGIEVCRELREKKSTPVIMLTAKGEEINRVQGFEVGTDDYIVKPFSPREVVFRVKALLRRSSKTSYLQTDTTTKDVVVFPHLTIDNDAHRVTADGKEVSLTPKEYELLYFFAKTPDKVFDREQLLKEVWHYEFFGDLRTVDTHVKRLREKLNRVSESAAKMIVTVWGVGYKFEVINE; from the coding sequence ATGGAAAAGGATGTTAAAGTTTTAGTGGTTGATGATGAAGAAAGAATTCGGCGTTTATTAAAAATGTATTTAGAACGAGAAGGCTATTCCATTGAAGAAGCAGCAGACGGAAATGAAGCATTAACAAAGTCGCTAGCAAAAGATTATGATGTAATACTGCTGGACTTAATGATGCCAGGAAAAGATGGAATTGAAGTATGCCGTGAATTACGAGAAAAAAAGTCAACACCTGTCATCATGTTAACAGCTAAAGGCGAAGAAATTAATCGCGTACAAGGGTTTGAAGTAGGGACAGATGATTATATAGTTAAGCCCTTTAGTCCACGCGAAGTTGTTTTTCGTGTCAAAGCTTTATTAAGACGTTCCTCAAAAACAAGTTATTTGCAAACTGATACAACGACAAAAGATGTAGTCGTCTTTCCTCATTTAACAATTGATAATGACGCACATCGTGTGACTGCAGACGGAAAAGAAGTAAGCTTGACTCCAAAAGAGTACGAATTACTTTATTTTTTTGCTAAAACACCTGATAAAGTATTTGACAGGGAACAGCTTTTAAAAGAAGTATGGCATTATGAATTTTTTGGAGATTTGAGAACAGTCGATACACATGTTAAGCGTTTACGTGAAAAATTAAATAGAGTATCTGAAAGTGCTGCTAAAATGATTGTTACAGTATGGGGAGTAGGCTATAAATTTGAGGTTATCAATGAATGA
- the ccsB gene encoding c-type cytochrome biogenesis protein CcsB — MAALSSNLFFVSFFLYLIATLFFLVVRLFKKKSLQEKKRNMGSRWATIGIILTIAGFISQLGYFIFRWIAAGHAPVSNMFEFTTFFGMMLVGAFIGIYFIYKTPVLGLFTLPIALLIIAYASMFPKEISPLIPALQSYWLQIHVTTTAIGQAILAISFAAGVIYLVKVVDQTKFSIKTFFLETVMFGLITTLGFVIVTSVFAFMNYEAEFNWINKNGAETVEVFTMPALVGPHEGELLTEDRLEPLVEMPAIVNAKKLNTVIWSFGAGIVLYILFRFIFRKRIAAIFQPFVKNMNLELVDEISYRSVLIGFPVFTLGGLIFAMIWAQIAWTRFWGWDPKEVWALITWLFYAAFLHLRLSRGWHGEKSAWLAVIGFAIIIFNLVAVNLVFAGLHSYA; from the coding sequence ATGGCAGCGTTAAGTAGTAATTTATTTTTTGTTTCTTTTTTTCTTTATTTAATTGCTACGCTTTTTTTTTTGGTGGTACGATTATTCAAAAAAAAAAGCTTGCAAGAAAAAAAAAGAAACATGGGTAGTCGCTGGGCCACCATTGGGATTATTTTAACGATTGCAGGATTTATTTCACAATTAGGTTATTTTATTTTTAGATGGATTGCAGCGGGTCATGCTCCAGTAAGTAATATGTTTGAATTTACTACGTTTTTCGGCATGATGCTTGTTGGAGCATTTATCGGTATTTATTTTATCTATAAAACGCCTGTTCTTGGCTTGTTTACATTACCGATCGCATTACTGATCATTGCTTATGCAAGTATGTTTCCGAAGGAGATTTCACCGCTAATTCCAGCTTTACAAAGCTATTGGCTGCAAATTCACGTTACTACTACGGCTATAGGTCAAGCGATATTAGCAATTAGTTTTGCAGCAGGTGTTATTTACCTAGTAAAAGTGGTAGATCAAACAAAATTTAGCATAAAAACTTTTTTCCTAGAGACAGTTATGTTTGGTCTCATTACTACATTAGGCTTTGTCATCGTTACATCTGTTTTTGCTTTCATGAATTATGAAGCGGAGTTTAATTGGATTAACAAAAATGGTGCAGAAACGGTTGAAGTATTTACAATGCCTGCACTTGTAGGTCCGCATGAAGGGGAGCTTCTTACTGAAGATAGACTTGAACCTTTAGTCGAAATGCCTGCGATTGTAAATGCAAAAAAATTAAACACAGTTATCTGGTCCTTTGGAGCAGGTATTGTTTTATATATTTTGTTTAGATTCATTTTCAGAAAGCGTATTGCAGCAATATTCCAACCTTTTGTAAAAAATATGAACCTTGAGTTAGTTGATGAAATAAGTTATCGCTCTGTATTAATCGGATTCCCTGTTTTTACGCTTGGTGGATTAATATTTGCGATGATATGGGCACAAATTGCTTGGACGCGCTTTTGGGGTTGGGATCCAAAAGAAGTTTGGGCGCTTATTACGTGGTTATTTTATGCTGCTTTTCTCCATCTTCGGCTATCAAGAGGCTGGCATGGTGAAAAATCAGCTTGGCTAGCTGTGATTGGTTTTGCTATTATCATTTTTAACCTTGTTGCAGTCAATTTAGTGTTTGCAGGATTGCATTCTTATGCTTAA